From the genome of Crocosphaera sp. UHCC 0190:
TCCTAACCATTCTTGAAGATCTCCTGTTAACACAATGGCCGCTGAAGAATCTAGCCCATATTCATTAAATGATGCCTGAGTATCGATCTTGTTTGGCTCAATTTCTAGGAGTTGAGATAAATAAGAAACTAGCCAATTTTCAATGTCAGTGTAGCCAGGGTGTTTTTCTGAGGTATTTTGGCTCATAAATTCTAACTTTCTAAAGTATTTAGCTAGAAAAAACCCAACTTTTGAAAAAAGTAACTTTTTGAGGTTTCATCATAGCTCTATTAGAAATCCTAACATTTTTGGATCTTCTTATGAGTCAATACTTTTAATGAGATAAGAATTTTAGGCAATTTTGTCCAGATTCATGCTTGCTAAATTAACAGATTGTACACATTCAACCATATTGTTTAAAAATTGCTCTTTACAGCGATAACGTTGAATTTTGCCGCTAGAAGTCTTGGGAATGGTTGCTGTTCTCAATAACACAATTTCATGAACCTGTAACCCATGATGTTTGGCAACTGCTTGGCGAATACATCTCTCGACTTCATCAATATCTATCTTGCGTAAATAGGTTCGCTCGACTTCTTGGGCAATGACGAGTCGTTCGTTTCCAACCGTTCCCACAACAAAAGCAGCACCGCAACTCGCTCTTAATGCTGGATGACTTTGTTCAACTGTTAATTCAATATCTTGAGGATAATGATTACGGCCCCTAATAATGAGGACATCTTTGAGTCTTCCTGTGACAAATAACTCCCCATTTTCTGCCAGAAACCCTAAATCTCCTGTGCGTAAAAACGGCCCTGCTTGAGTATCTGCTAAATAAGCATCAAATGTTTCTTGAGTCTTTTGGGGT
Proteins encoded in this window:
- a CDS encoding acyl carrier protein, producing the protein MSQNTSEKHPGYTDIENWLVSYLSQLLEIEPNKIDTQASFNEYGLDSSAAIVLTGDLQEWLGQNLDPTLLFDYPTIEALANHIVTMIE